A single window of Chloracidobacterium thermophilum B DNA harbors:
- the queG gene encoding tRNA epoxyqueuosine(34) reductase QueG: MPPPADDQPAAVAAFTARLKAQALALGFSKVGIARAEPLADEGMRLHEWLARGYHATMHWMARTADKRTDPAQLLPNVKSVVAVALNYDTPPRHVEAPDIGKISRYAWGDDYHDVMGEKLKALLAWVTAERPEAHGYIAVDAQPAMDKAWAVRAGLGWLGKHSNVITREFGSWVFLGELFLDIDLEPETELVPDHCGTCTACLEACPTQAIVAPYVVDARQCIAFATIESKSETPELPTHGWVFGCDVCQDVCPWSRFRQPTTEARFLPHPDLIAPRLDELAALTPEGFRERFAGTPVLRAKHRGLLRNVEAARAQTTAPEQPD, from the coding sequence ATGCCGCCTCCCGCCGATGACCAGCCAGCAGCGGTAGCCGCGTTTACAGCCCGTCTCAAAGCGCAGGCACTGGCGCTGGGGTTCTCCAAAGTGGGCATTGCGCGCGCCGAACCGCTGGCGGACGAAGGCATGCGGCTCCACGAATGGCTTGCCCGTGGCTATCACGCCACCATGCACTGGATGGCACGCACAGCGGACAAGCGTACAGACCCGGCCCAACTGCTCCCCAACGTCAAATCGGTGGTGGCCGTGGCACTCAACTACGATACGCCGCCGCGCCACGTCGAAGCCCCGGACATCGGCAAAATTTCGCGCTACGCCTGGGGCGACGACTACCACGATGTCATGGGCGAAAAGCTGAAGGCGCTGCTGGCATGGGTGACAGCCGAACGCCCGGAAGCCCACGGCTACATCGCCGTGGATGCCCAACCCGCTATGGACAAAGCCTGGGCCGTGCGCGCCGGACTCGGCTGGCTCGGCAAGCACAGCAACGTCATCACCCGTGAGTTTGGCTCGTGGGTCTTTCTTGGCGAACTGTTCCTCGACATTGACCTCGAACCCGAAACGGAACTCGTCCCGGATCACTGCGGCACGTGTACGGCCTGCCTGGAAGCCTGCCCGACTCAGGCGATTGTCGCACCGTACGTCGTGGACGCCCGGCAGTGTATTGCCTTTGCCACCATCGAGTCGAAAAGCGAAACCCCGGAGCTGCCCACACACGGGTGGGTCTTCGGGTGCGATGTGTGCCAGGACGTGTGCCCATGGTCACGGTTTCGCCAGCCGACGACCGAAGCACGCTTTCTGCCCCACCCTGACCTGATTGCCCCACGTCTGGACGAACTCGCCGCGCTGACGCCGGAAGGCTTCCGGGAGCGTTTTGCCGGCACGCCTGTTCTGCGCGCCAAGCATCGCGGACTGCTCCGCAACGTCGAAGCGGCACGCGCCCAGACCACCGCGCCGGAGCAACCGGATTGA
- the der gene encoding ribosome biogenesis GTPase Der: protein MPHPTPPLPPESSTPDDGIPIEQLSDLVDELPPALQPPQPLPSVVILGRPNVGKSTLFNKLVGRRQAIVGDEPGITRDRHYGVVEWLGRSFELVDTGGIVPDEEAIIPANIFKQASRAIEEADLLLWVVDAREGITPLDEEIARHIHTTGKPVFVVANKVESAQVRTAAGEFYRFGFDRLFPVSAEHGTGTAELLDEILAVTNAPATAVRPSERIRVAVIGRPNVGKSSLVNAILGEERVIVSPIPGTTRDAIDTDLIHNGRPFTLIDTAGIRRKGRTTAMAEKLSVIMARKALARTDVAILLLDAVEGPTHLDEVIAGYALESGTSILIALNKWDLIKKDAHTASLYERQLRERVKFLDYAPAVFVSALTGQRVTRLLDLAARAYDARYRRIPTGELNRFFAEYLETPRATLPTNKPVKVHYVTQARSVPPTFVLFTNTTEKLHFSYVRYVENRLRENFDFFATPLRIVSRPRTAKKR, encoded by the coding sequence ATGCCGCACCCAACTCCACCACTTCCGCCTGAAAGCTCCACGCCCGACGACGGGATTCCCATCGAGCAGCTTTCTGACCTCGTGGATGAACTGCCTCCCGCGCTGCAACCGCCCCAACCGTTACCCAGTGTGGTCATCCTGGGGCGGCCGAACGTCGGCAAATCCACGCTGTTCAACAAGCTGGTCGGCCGTCGGCAGGCCATTGTCGGTGACGAGCCGGGCATTACCCGTGACCGTCACTACGGCGTTGTCGAATGGCTGGGGCGCAGTTTTGAACTTGTCGATACCGGCGGCATCGTGCCCGATGAGGAAGCCATCATCCCGGCCAATATCTTCAAGCAAGCTTCACGCGCCATCGAAGAGGCCGATTTACTGCTGTGGGTGGTAGATGCGCGCGAAGGCATTACGCCACTTGATGAAGAAATCGCACGGCATATCCACACCACGGGCAAGCCGGTGTTTGTCGTGGCCAACAAGGTGGAGTCAGCCCAGGTCCGTACGGCTGCCGGTGAGTTTTACCGGTTTGGCTTTGACCGCCTCTTTCCCGTCTCGGCCGAGCATGGCACGGGTACAGCCGAACTTCTGGACGAAATTCTGGCTGTAACAAATGCTCCAGCCACTGCCGTGCGCCCGTCAGAACGCATCCGGGTGGCTGTCATTGGTCGCCCCAACGTCGGCAAGTCTTCGCTGGTCAATGCCATCCTTGGTGAAGAACGGGTCATCGTCAGCCCCATTCCCGGCACGACCCGCGACGCCATAGATACCGACCTCATCCACAACGGACGGCCCTTCACGCTCATTGACACCGCCGGCATCCGTCGCAAAGGACGGACCACCGCCATGGCCGAGAAACTTTCGGTCATCATGGCGCGCAAAGCCCTGGCGCGAACCGATGTGGCCATTCTGCTGCTCGATGCCGTGGAAGGCCCCACCCATCTGGATGAAGTCATTGCTGGCTATGCCCTCGAAAGCGGCACGTCCATCCTGATCGCCCTCAACAAATGGGACCTCATCAAAAAAGACGCCCATACCGCCAGCCTCTACGAACGGCAACTGCGCGAGCGGGTGAAGTTTCTGGACTATGCTCCGGCGGTCTTCGTCTCGGCCCTGACCGGGCAACGGGTGACGCGCCTGCTTGACCTTGCCGCCCGTGCTTATGACGCGCGTTACCGACGGATACCCACCGGCGAACTCAATCGTTTCTTTGCGGAATACCTCGAAACGCCGCGCGCCACCCTGCCAACCAACAAGCCAGTCAAAGTGCACTATGTGACGCAGGCGCGCAGTGTGCCGCCGACGTTCGTCCTGTTTACGAATACAACCGAAAAGCTCCACTTTTCTTATGTCCGCTATGTGGAAAACCGGCTGCGCGAAAACTTCGACTTTTTTGCGACGCCGCTGCGCATTGTGTCGCGCCCGCGGACGGCCAAAAAACGCTAA
- a CDS encoding PAS domain S-box protein: protein MVSACAPSNPTVHPVVETTSATDGTPVVLVVDDDFQLCELLGDLLESDGLEVLRAWDGEEALRLVETTTPDLVLLDIRMPRLDGIQTCAALRMRPETADIPILMLTADVDEESIGQAFAAGATDYMAKPPSPLALRFRAAGLINAHRRNRQLRETETRLQSVIRHASDAILTLDQTLTVVSANPSAANLFAAAAENLLGRPIGELLAIAPENLGALPVETESCFPGAPGRMVEVTAGEFHSGGRRFYTLIVRDITERKKAENQLRKWQVMLQSTLDTLSAHIAVLDQNGVILEVNEAWKRFARENGLQTGNFGIGMNYLALCEQATGPESEVAHALARGIRQVLAGKAAYTLEYPCHSPWARRWFIARVARSADLPEAPIVVAHEESTEQHLAREQLQQANQFMRRVIEAIPDGIGVLDAHGRLKLANRALSHILGVPASELLRQRVSGFLSRHRRLTLREAVRRLLHRGGGVEDIETSVRRKDGCFVPVRLSLVPVMSDQTLVVIVEDLTPQKAMVEVLRRRDEEWSATVDAISDLILLEDPQGRLRRCNQAVVTFLGTTYRDIIGQPTVRHFFPHLADTARNLREAVGDPPEFQLPGHDRWFEMSSYWIPQERGIGTGWVHVIKDITARRQADSAMRRLTAAIEQIAEAVVMLDGSGYVQYVNPAFEKTTGLVRESAYGCQFFELPVGPVQASLRDEIFRALQSGREWHGIYTARRKDGTTYQEEASVSPVWDEAGRLQNIVAVCRDVTEQLRYESIAEAVNVMETTGYIFSGIRHEMGNPINSVKTALTVLKQMENPSRATIAKYLDRSLAEISRVEYLLKTLRSFSLYETPVLEPLPIVPFLERFCSLIEEDFAKRGIRLEYRFEKDAGTVRADQRALHQALLNLVTNAADALEGCDDPTITLRVFRREHLVSIVIADNGVGLTPQQLDQLFKPFYTSKPHGTGLGLVITRKLITKMNGTVELRPVPTGGCEAIVTLEAVAPKE, encoded by the coding sequence ATGGTTTCAGCTTGCGCGCCTTCAAACCCGACGGTGCATCCCGTTGTGGAGACGACCTCGGCAACAGACGGAACACCGGTTGTTCTGGTGGTTGACGATGACTTCCAGCTTTGTGAGTTGCTCGGTGACCTGCTCGAAAGTGATGGCCTCGAAGTCCTGAGAGCCTGGGATGGAGAGGAAGCCCTCCGGCTGGTGGAAACCACTACGCCCGACCTGGTTCTGCTTGACATCCGCATGCCGCGCCTGGATGGCATCCAGACCTGTGCTGCGCTGCGCATGCGTCCGGAAACGGCCGACATCCCCATTCTCATGCTGACCGCAGACGTGGATGAGGAGAGCATTGGGCAAGCCTTTGCGGCCGGCGCCACTGACTATATGGCCAAACCCCCCAGCCCACTGGCGCTGCGGTTCCGGGCTGCTGGACTGATCAATGCCCACCGCCGCAACCGTCAACTGCGCGAAACAGAAACCCGGCTGCAATCCGTCATTCGCCATGCGTCGGATGCCATCCTGACACTTGACCAGACACTGACCGTCGTTTCCGCCAATCCGTCGGCGGCAAACCTGTTCGCTGCGGCTGCCGAAAACCTTCTGGGACGGCCGATTGGTGAACTGCTCGCCATCGCACCGGAAAACCTGGGCGCGCTTCCGGTGGAGACGGAGAGTTGTTTTCCGGGCGCGCCGGGGCGGATGGTTGAAGTCACGGCCGGGGAGTTTCATTCCGGCGGCAGGCGGTTTTATACCCTCATTGTCCGGGACATCACCGAGCGCAAGAAGGCCGAGAACCAGCTTCGGAAGTGGCAGGTGATGCTCCAGTCCACGCTCGATACCCTGTCCGCCCACATTGCCGTTCTGGATCAGAACGGCGTCATTCTGGAGGTCAATGAAGCGTGGAAACGCTTTGCGCGGGAAAACGGGCTTCAGACTGGCAACTTCGGCATCGGGATGAACTATCTGGCCCTGTGTGAGCAGGCGACAGGCCCTGAAAGCGAGGTTGCTCACGCCCTGGCCCGTGGCATCCGGCAGGTCCTGGCTGGAAAGGCGGCTTACACCCTGGAGTATCCCTGTCACAGCCCATGGGCCAGACGGTGGTTCATAGCGCGCGTTGCCCGGTCGGCGGATTTGCCGGAAGCGCCGATCGTCGTGGCCCACGAGGAATCTACTGAACAACACCTGGCGCGGGAGCAACTCCAGCAGGCGAACCAGTTTATGCGCCGGGTCATCGAGGCCATTCCCGACGGCATCGGGGTGCTGGATGCCCACGGACGCCTGAAGCTTGCCAATCGGGCGCTGAGCCACATCCTGGGCGTTCCGGCGTCAGAACTTCTCCGTCAGCGCGTGAGCGGCTTCCTGAGCCGTCACCGTCGCCTCACCTTGCGGGAAGCCGTCCGCCGGCTGCTGCACCGGGGAGGCGGCGTCGAAGACATCGAAACCAGTGTACGCCGAAAAGATGGATGTTTTGTGCCGGTTCGGCTGTCCCTGGTGCCGGTGATGTCCGACCAGACTCTCGTGGTCATTGTCGAAGACCTGACGCCACAGAAGGCCATGGTGGAGGTGCTCCGCCGCCGCGATGAGGAATGGTCGGCCACGGTGGATGCCATTTCAGACCTCATTCTGCTGGAAGACCCCCAAGGGCGGCTTCGTCGGTGCAATCAGGCCGTGGTGACGTTTCTCGGCACAACCTACCGGGACATCATCGGCCAGCCGACCGTTCGTCATTTCTTCCCGCACCTGGCGGACACGGCCAGAAACCTGCGTGAAGCTGTCGGCGACCCGCCGGAATTTCAACTTCCCGGTCATGACCGGTGGTTTGAAATGAGCAGTTACTGGATTCCACAGGAACGCGGGATAGGGACGGGATGGGTGCACGTCATCAAGGACATCACTGCACGCCGTCAGGCAGACAGTGCGATGCGGCGGCTGACGGCGGCCATTGAGCAGATTGCCGAGGCCGTCGTCATGCTGGACGGCTCCGGCTATGTCCAGTACGTCAATCCGGCGTTTGAAAAGACCACGGGGCTGGTGCGTGAGTCTGCCTATGGCTGCCAGTTCTTTGAGCTGCCGGTGGGCCCCGTTCAGGCCAGCCTCCGCGACGAAATCTTCCGGGCGCTGCAATCCGGGCGCGAGTGGCACGGTATCTACACGGCCCGCCGCAAAGACGGCACGACCTACCAGGAAGAAGCCTCAGTGTCTCCCGTGTGGGACGAAGCCGGCCGTCTCCAGAACATTGTCGCCGTGTGCCGGGATGTCACCGAACAGCTCCGCTACGAATCCATTGCCGAGGCCGTCAATGTCATGGAGACGACCGGATATATCTTCTCCGGCATCCGGCACGAAATGGGCAATCCCATCAACTCCGTCAAAACGGCGCTGACGGTACTGAAACAGATGGAGAATCCTTCGCGCGCCACCATCGCAAAGTATCTCGACCGTTCACTGGCGGAAATCAGCCGGGTGGAATACCTGCTCAAAACCCTGCGTTCCTTCAGCCTGTATGAAACGCCGGTGCTGGAGCCGTTGCCGATTGTGCCGTTTCTGGAGCGTTTCTGCTCACTCATCGAAGAGGACTTTGCCAAGCGCGGCATCCGGCTGGAATACCGGTTTGAAAAGGATGCCGGTACGGTCCGCGCCGACCAGCGGGCGCTGCATCAGGCCCTGCTCAACCTCGTCACCAATGCAGCGGATGCCCTTGAGGGCTGCGATGATCCGACCATTACGCTGCGCGTTTTTCGGCGCGAGCATCTGGTGAGTATTGTCATTGCGGATAACGGCGTTGGGTTGACGCCCCAGCAGCTTGACCAGCTCTTCAAGCCGTTTTACACCTCGAAGCCGCACGGCACCGGGCTGGGACTCGTCATCACCCGGAAGCTCATCACCAAGATGAACGGCACGGTTGAACTCCGCCCCGTGCCGACCGGCGGATGTGAAGCCATCGTGACGCTCGAAGCCGTTGCTCCGAAGGAATAG